gtgtgtgtgtgtgtgtgtgtgtgtgtgtgtgtgtgtgtgtgtgtgtgtgtgtgtgtgtgtgtgtgtgtgtgtgtgtgtgtgtgtgtgttttactactttgttcttttatttattcattttcttccataaGGCATTGTAAACCTGCataggtttttgtttttaatcttctcTGTTAAGCACATTGAGTTTAAGTATAATGAAATGTGCTTAATAAATAACATTGCCTTTATAATACTGTGTTAAATCTACAGCGTAGGCTACAGTGTAGTTCCATACCTTACATCAAAGCCTGTGTTATATCCTGGTGTGCACGGTCCCAGAAAGCTGTAAATCTGTTTGGTAGAAGTATGCAGTCTACCAcagacatgcatacatacaCTGATCAagtataacattatgaccacctgcctaatattgtgttggaccccttttgctgccaaaaaagCCCTGACCCATccaggcatggactccactgcacccctgaaggtgtgctgtggaatctgcaccaagatgttagcaacagatcctgtGAGGTGGGTCCTCCGtggattggacttgtttgtccagcacatcccacaaaTGCTCGATTGTATTGAGAGTTTGAAGCGTCAACACTTCAGATTCACTGTTGTGCTCTTCAAGCCATTCCTgatccatttttgctttgtggcagggagcattatcctgctgaaagaggccacagtttccatgaaagggtgtacgtGGTCTGCACAATGCTTAAGTAGGTGGTATacgtcaaagtaacatccacatgggtGGTTTCCgcagcttgccttcttcccatagtgcatcctggtgcacCATGATACTGTAGAACACCTAATGTCTGagaggacccactgcaccagcgtcgGGTCTGACAAtgtgtccaaggatttcatcctgatacctgatggcagctAAGGTGCCCGTCTGTCACATGTTCTCAGGGTGAAcgtgctctcatctgtgaaaagctcAGGACACCAGTGGttgacctgccaattctggtattctgtggcaaatgccaatcaggctccacggtgcaaCGCACCTTGTATGACgatgcatgtgacaaataaactttgatttgatttgattcacaTCGGTGGCCTGCTGGAGGGCATTTTGTAGtgctcctgttcctccttgcgtAAAGCAGCAAATAACGTAATCATTATACTGAATGACTTAAAGAAAGGTTAGTTGAGGCTGCCTACTGGACAGATTCTtaattaaaacaggaagtgaaacttttAAGATTAAGGTTGGTTAGTAGTAGTCATCATTGTCATGAGTCTGTGCTACATTACTGTGCAGAGGCAATTGTCCAATTACTGTTGAACccctgaaaatgggggactgtacAAAATGGGTGGAATTCCtaaacttttgttaaaccccttgaattaaaagcTGAAAGCCTGCTCtacaatcacatcttgattatttgatttaagAATGATTGATTTAGTTCAGTCCTTACTGTCCTTTAGTTTGACTCATTGTTCATTATCAGCCTCCACAGCAATACTAACATCTGTCTGTgactcaggctgctgctgtctcaCTGCTTGTTTGTCTTTTGTAAGAAGTGTTTTGTTTAGTGATTTGATTGTAATGTATTTTATATGCAGTACACTTTATGTATGCTGTGCAAAAATTGACTGGCTATTCATTAATCTTTGATTAACTCAGATATTAaatcttttccttttaaatcCACAGTATCAGTATAAATATCAGAACTTTCTGAACATCTGGTTTTCATTTAGAATCCATTTATCTCCTATTTTGTTTATAACTGGGACACCAGCTCAGCAGCCTACTGGGAATGCACCTAAATGGCCATTCCAGTAGAGTCACAGAAATGATGTAATTTTGATAACTGTGATAAATGCACAGTAGAACCTGGTTAGAAACTGACATTACTTGCCGAATAGGCTAATGAGACTTTTGACtactgagcacacacacatgtcGTCTTGGAGAGGATACGTGTTGGGATGTTGTCGTGCAGATTGCCACTGTCTCGTCTCATCTCCACTCATGTTTGTAGTGTTTGGTTCATGTTAAGGCTCACTGTGATCACTGTCTGTGCCTCTAAcctcctctgtgtctgtctttgtcttcttttctcTGGCTGGTCTCAGAATAAGGAGGGGTCATATCTGGGCCCCTATTATGTAGTAAGTAGTAGCTTCTATAGTCTGCTTGCTCAGTCAATGCTGCACAAATCACCAATGTGTTTCTCATTCAGTTTCCAACTGCAATGTATACAGTGATGTTAAAATGCAACAGATGTTGGCGAAACAAATCATTATGATGATTTGGTGATTCAGTTTTAGCACAGATCGCTCAAGAAGAGCATCCTGCTACAACAGACTGCACCTGAGTCCATGGAGGCAAATGTCTTCATTACTGAGACCAAACAGTGCATGTGAGCAGACTGCTTGTTCTTGCTGCTAAAAGCATCCCTTCTTACGCTCTGTATCCGCTGTGTTCTCTCTTACATGTGTAGTATGGATAAAAACGGAACAATGACCATTGACTGGAATGAGTGGCGGGACTACCACCTCCTGCATCCAGCTGACAACATTCCTGAGATCATTCTCTACTGGAAACACTCCACGGTacacactcctcctcctcctctgttctgCAGcgacaaacacaaagcaaatcACATCTTTTCTACTTATTGGTAATTGTGCACAGAACTGTGAAAATAACAAAGGCTGTTCACCTATCAACTGACCCTTTATTAGCAATGGGTGTTATAATGCCTTACTTATAAAAAATGTTGTGAATAATTTTCTGTTGATTTGCCAGTTTattaatcaaataattattgcacCTTTCACACTGTAGAATCATACTGACATTCAGAAAAAGTTGTAGTTTGTGCTTCACGACAGTCTGTGGAAGTCCATAATGCtgctaaatatttaataagaaCTCATTTTGATCCCAATTTTGAATACTGCTATAGGACTGAAATGCCTGTAGGCTAGGAGGAAGAATTCAGCAATGGAGACACTAATCCCATTGGAACAAGTCTTTTTCATTGAATGGTATATTCTCATGGTGTTCCACTGTCACTGCTGTAACTTGTGTGTCTGGGCTTAAAACGGCCGCTTCCTCCACAGATCTTCGATGTAGGGGAGAGTCTGATGGTGCCTGACGAGTTCACggcagaagagaagaaaaagggtaTGTTGTGGCGACACCTAGTGGCTGGAGGAGGGGCCGGTGCAGTGTCTCGAACTTGCACAGCACCACTGGACCGGCTCAAAGTTCTCATGCAGGTAAAACACAACTTAtccaagcattttcatttttgactgCCTGGAGAGAGGACAGCTAATGAACATTTCTTCCCACCTGCCCAGGTTCACTCCTCCAAGAGCAACAGCATGCGTATTGCTGGTGGCTTTGGCCAGATGATCCGGGAGGGTGGTGTAAGGTCACTGTGGCGAGGCAACGGCATCAATGTCCTTAAGATTGCCCCCGAATCTGCAATGAAGTTCATGGCTTACGAACAggtacacagaaacacatctgTTTGTTCTTGGTCTGATTTTGGTGTTGCTGCTAAACGACATTGACATCCTGTCTGTCAGATTAAACGACTGATTGGAAGTAACCAGGAGACGCTGGGCATCACAGAAAGACTGGTGGCTGGCTCTCTGGCTGGAGTAATCGCTCAGAGCAGCATATACCCCATGGAGGTGAGAGGAGTggacacacaaaaaatgaaggAAGATGTCAATTTGACAATAGCTGTATCTGGACAGCAGCTCATAACTCATTGTATGCAGAAATAGGTTGGGCCACCTACACCTTACACCTGCAGGAGGTGCTCTGCCATGGAAGGTCCTagtgcagtttttgtgctgatgttaatgccaaaaGAGGCTAAGAATTCTGTAGTTACTGAGTCAGTGTGTTGATGACTTTTACACACTAATGCACCTCAGCACTCAGCAGCcccactctgtaactttacgtggtctgccactttgtggctgagttgctctGGTTCTcgaatgcttccactttgcagtaataccacttacagtggAAATTTCATGAGCTAACTTGTTGCAAAAGTAGCATCCTGTTACAGTATCATTCAATgcaattttattaatatagcaccaaatcagaacagccacctcaaggtgctttttattgtaacataagaccctacaatatacagagaaaaccccaacagtcagaacgaccccctatgagcaagtatttggtgacagtgggaaggaaaacctcccttttagcaggaaaaacctccagcagatccaggctcggggggggcagtcatctgctgaggggagggagagacaggacaaaagacatgctgtggaagagagccagagattaataactcgggaaccccccagcagcatcACTATAGAATAGacacgttgatggtttggaggaagtaactattgaagtttcTCTCTTCAGACTCACCCGTTCTTTCACAAAcgttgtaaaggcagactgcgtGGGGTGCTTGCTTTTATGCATCTGTGATTGGACTCAGAACACGTAAATTCAAATGTGAGGACCAATATTTTCTTCCATGTAGTGTATCTCAGTACCTCCTTGCCTTGAGACTGATGACCCATTTTAActtcacacacagactcacagccCTTCACTGTGAGCACTTTGCATATGCTTGAGGTTCATCACATGAATTTGAATAGGCCAGagaaaaatttacatttatctCCAGCCTGTTATGTAACTTGGTGTAAGTATGAAAGATTCTTGGATGATCACTTCCTGTCCTCTCAGGTCCTGAAGACACGGCTAGCCCTGAGGAAGACGGGTCAGTACTCGGGCATCGTGGATTGTGCCAAACATATCTTCCAGAAGGAGGGTGTGCCCGCTTTCTACAAGGGCTACGTCCCTAACATGCTGGGCATCATCCCCTACGCTGGCATCGACCTGGCTGTCTATGAGGTTTGTGACCATCGTTGGGAGATGGCTTTTTTGTGATTGTTATTAGGTCAGTCTGACCGCTGTGCTCTTCTCTGTTAGACGCTGAAGAATTCCTGGCTGCAGCACTATGCCACAGATAGCGCTGATCCAGGAGTGTTTGTGTTACTGGCTTGTGGCACTACTTCCAGCACGTGCGGCCAGCTGGCCAGCTACCCACTCGCCCTGGTCAGGACTCGAATGCAGGCACAAGGTCAGTCACTGCAGAGTGACTACTACTCTACTGCACAGCATAAgacgaaacacacacacatgcacatacaacTCTGTACAGCTGCTATGACGAGGGAAACTATTCAGAGTGAGGCCCGCATggttgtaccaggctgtaaacgtggctgctttttaatgctgtaaagttggtcattttaaaatgagtcTAAGAGGACCGACGGCTTCAGGTGGCTCCTCCAACACCTGTAGTTTTTTCTGGCTGGACTTTACTGCTTAGTGCTAATGTAGCAAACGCACAAACTAGATACTCTCACACCTGTTTTTATGATTAAATTATAGAAAAGGGTATAACTAATAGTATGACTGCTTTCTCCACAATAGCCATGTGATTAATTCTGAACCTCGACAGCTTTaatgttatttaattttaacatgACCTCCAAATCCTGATTGTAGGTGTTTATGGTCACAAGTGAAAAGATGCGTTTGCTGTTCTGTTTGATGATCTCGTCTTCGCTCTGTTCCTGCAGCGTCTCTGGGAGGAGGCCCTCAGATGAACATGACAAGACTGTTCAGACACATTATTAGGACTGAGGGGCCCATCGGGCTCTACCGAGGCCTGGCACCCAACTTCATGAAGGTCATTCCGTCTGTCAGCATCAGCTACGTGGTCTACGAGTACCTGAAGATCACGCTGGGAGTCCAGTCAAAGTGAGCAGGGATGCAGACAGAAGAACTCAAGAGtccaaatgttttttgtttttgtttttgttttgttttttcaaccaTTGACTGAAAGAAGCAGCTGCAATTCAGCCCGTCTCGGTCTCATTGTCAGACTGCAGAAAATGAAGGACAGCCGAGATGATGAAGAGAGAAAACCTTGACTGAAGCATGTCTGTTAGTTGCTCTCATTAAGCTTTCTTTTAGCAGCTCAGCAGTGCTTCAACACCTGTGAGTCTTGGCTTAACATTGTTTACATGACTCTGAATTATTGGTAGAACTGGAACATGTTCCTGCTGCTGAGCACTGTGAAAGgaacagctctgctgctctgtgggATGGAAGAATCCTGGTGGGCATTGCTAACGCCTAACACTACTCACCACTTCTCATTGTTAGTGCTCTGACTAGGCACAAACCCGTGAGGGTATGAGCCTTAAGCTTCTGTGCACTAGCTGACCCCTGCTCAAAACTGGCTCATTTAAACTCGGTCCCCTCTAAAACCTTGAATGAAGGTTATGGCAGAATTCTAAAAAACAGAGACTTTGAGTGCCTCCTGCACACGGGCAGatgaacagacacacacagaaagggtCAGATAACCGTCAGAtactgtgtgtgtctcattCTGATTCTTCTGCACAGGGaggaaaggtttaaaaaaaggcatgtgGCAGATGGTTCCCTTTATTCTCCGCAGCTTTTCCACTACAGATGCCCTCCCGTGTATTTATCATTTTGTTTAATAAGCATTTGGTCATGAAAGCATCCACAGACACAAATGCTTCCAAACTGTAACTGGACTCAGCCCATACCTCAGCCTGACCTGCCTCTGATGAGGAGCTAGAAGGACGGCTAGTGTTGTTTATTCCGTCCTGTGAGTGTTGCGACTAACCAGGAAGTATTGAAGAgagtaatttaaaaatcaaataacataaatgtttaaataataatttattgtaCATTTAGGTTTGGTTGGCATTCTTATGAAATGCAAAGCAGAAAGTTAATGCAGATATGTAGAATCTACTAGGTTAACGTTAGAAGTAGATGATGGCACAGCATCCCCAGAAGCAGAGATGAGCAGCTGTGCGCGATGATCACAGCTGCTCCTGTTCACCTGTATGTTTGTTCATTTTGGAGGCGgattttgtgtctgtgtatgaaGCTGTGATTAGATTTAAAATGGTAGATAAATATGAACACCTATATGGTGCGTTTGGCATTGAAAATAAGATAAACTAGTTTTACTTTAAGATGGTCAACATTTAATAAAATAGAGGATTAAAATGAGGTAAAGTGATTAGGGCCATtctagcaaaaaaaataaatacagagctGAGGGAAGAGTTCAATAtctctgagattaaagtcagaaacTTTAAGaacagtaactcaaaaaaaCTCCTTTGAGATTTAAAGTCACAGATTTCAAGAGAAACActccaaaaaaatgtgtttttgtcaaGGAGCACAGCGGCTCGCTGAACCAGCCCCGTCACACCGACGATGAAGCTGTCTGTGGATGGCCTCATCTTAGCAAAGCTGTCATCAGGTCCTTTGGAGAGAGTTTGCTGCAAACAGTTGAAAACCGATTAGatgaggtgatttttttttttgtacacttaCTTTCGTGTATCACTGACTTTTTCACCTGTTCACTAACTTTGTAGCATGAATCGTGGGTTAGTGAAGTCCCGTTCTGACCCTGTGATGATCGAGGGGTGACTCTGTCCACACGCTCACGGGGTAAAGATTAGCAAGTCATTCCAACTCTTAGAAGGAccattatttacaaaattaacTGCACATTGCATTCAGTATGACCTGAACCCCCTGAGGTCACATAAAAAGGGTGCTGAGGGCCATTTTCCCACAGACACGTATACAACTACAAGTCTCTGCCACAGAAAGAAGATTATTAGAAAGACTGCAGGTTTAATGCACTTTAgcattttcttcacttttcagaccaagAAGCTACGTCCATTAGCTGATGGTGTCGCTTCCAGTTTACCACAGTAGCTTTTGTGTGATTGGATCGGTGTGGTTGGTTCCTTGacaaaaaaactacagcagatgGATTTTCCTCGTGAATCTGTgactttgggcttttttttgttgttgtttgtttacttgCACACTTACTTCAGTCTCAGAAA
The sequence above is drawn from the Archocentrus centrarchus isolate MPI-CPG fArcCen1 unplaced genomic scaffold, fArcCen1 scaffold_30_ctg1, whole genome shotgun sequence genome and encodes:
- the LOC115776359 gene encoding calcium-binding mitochondrial carrier protein SCaMC-2-like: MMHQQGSLMPSLLSGVFCQCRSTDTHPGVDPGGGGGVPTAAPISPASPAKPVTRQATSGDWHTDEAEHPCDICGGPEQEHRLKVLFQVLDVNGDGGICVNDLIIGLKKLGVHRTEHELMKIVKAGDKDLDGQLDFEEFVHYLRDHEKKLRLVFKSLDRKNDGRIDSQEIMQSLRDLGVNISEEQAEKILRSMDKNGTMTIDWNEWRDYHLLHPADNIPEIILYWKHSTIFDVGESLMVPDEFTAEEKKKGMLWRHLVAGGGAGAVSRTCTAPLDRLKVLMQVHSSKSNSMRIAGGFGQMIREGGVRSLWRGNGINVLKIAPESAMKFMAYEQIKRLIGSNQETLGITERLVAGSLAGVIAQSSIYPMEVLKTRLALRKTGQYSGIVDCAKHIFQKEGVPAFYKGYVPNMLGIIPYAGIDLAVYETLKNSWLQHYATDSADPGVFVLLACGTTSSTCGQLASYPLALVRTRMQAQASLGGGPQMNMTRLFRHIIRTEGPIGLYRGLAPNFMKVIPSVSISYVVYEYLKITLGVQSK